The following is a genomic window from Cryptococcus depauperatus CBS 7841 chromosome 2, complete sequence.
CTACATATCTCTTCTGTAAGTTATTTGATTGTCAGTAAGATCATGAAAATGGTATTaagaaatcaagatagATGGATAATCGAAGGATGCAAGTTTATAATTACAACAGTCGCTAGGCGCCATTAATTCTGAACTGAAAAATAGGCGCGCGTATGAGGCGTTGCATCCAAGCGTTTCATGGTATTTATCTCTGCCACATTTCTCattttcctttctttctttaaTTATTCACTGCAGCTCGTCTTAACCCTTGCTAATAACCGCAGATATGGATGAAGTATATGACGTGAGTGCATGTCCGTTTATCAAATGTCGATATATACTCATGCACTTTTTAGGTGATTGTCCTCGTTAGTGATTCATAGCGCAAGACTTGCAGTGTTGAGGACTCCATCTCTAACAAACACAGGGTACCGGCCTCACTGAGTGTATCCTCTCCGGCCTTCTCTCTGTTGATGGCCAAAAGGTGCTACATATGGATAGAAATGATTATTACGGTGGTGACAGTGCTAGTTTAAATTTGACCCAGGTTAGTGTCTTTATTGGTTGTCATCGAGAAACCGAGAGAGATGGTGGCGTTATTAACGCGGCAATGTGGCCGAATTGCACAATTTGCATTGTAAATTTAAGGATGTTGAATATAAACTCCTATCGAGTCGCCGCAGTAACCGCCTGACGGATCAGCTAGAGGCCAGTCCGTGATTTTGGAGCGACTTTAAGGAATTgctcttgagcttttggcTGTGGATCTTTCATGGCGATATGCTGATGTTTTGTTAGCTATACCAAAAATTCCGTGAAACTCCACCCCCCGAGAACCTTCAGCTTGGTCGTGATCGAGACTATGCTGTCGACCTCATTCCTAAATTCATCCTCTCCTCTGGCGAACTCACCAGGATGCTCGTACATACCGATGTGACTCGATACCTCGAATTCAAAGTTATTGCAGGCTCATACGTCTATCGAGATGGCAAGATCAGCAAAGTACCTAGTACCGAAATGGAAGCTGTGCGAAGTCCTTTAATGGGTttgtttgaaaaaagaagagcaaagaaCTTTTTCCAATATCTGCAAAATTGGAAAGAGGATAATCCCGCTACCCACCAAGGTTGGTTTTCTCCTTGATCAGACCAACCTCTTTTCTATTGGGATACCTTAATGACTTGGTTTAAGGTCTTGATGTGAACAAAGTGCCTATGAAAGACGTTTACACCAAGTTTGGTCTTGAAGCCGGCACTCAAGATTTTGTTGGTCATGCCATGGcccttcatcttgatgAGGGGTACATCAACCGTCCAGCTCGAGAAACTATTGATCGTATCATTCTTTATACTCAATCTATGGCCCGATATGGTAAAAGCCCTTACATCTACCCACTCTACGGCTTAGGCGAGTTGCCTCAGGCTTTTGCCCGACTGTCAGCTATCTACGGAGGGACTTACATGTTGGACAAAAAGATAGAATCTATCAATGTTGATCCTGAAACTGGCTACTTCGTGAGCGTGACCTCCGAAGGGGAAACTGTCAAGGCAAAACAAGTCATTGGCGATCCATCCTACTTTGGCGCCggcaaagaaaatgaaggtGAAGGTGGCAAGGTCCGAGTTATCGAGACTGGAAAAGTCATCCGCGCTATCTGTATCCTCAAGCATGCTATCCCTGGTACAGATAATGCTGATTCAGCTCAAATAATTATTCCCCAAAAGCAAGTGGGTCGTAAGAATGGTACGATGTTtcactttttcaaaatttTAATCCACATACTAACTTGGTCTGCTTTCAGACATATATATCGCGGCTGTTTCATCTGCCCACAATGTTGCTGCCCAAAATGTGTGGATTGCAATTGTTTCCACCATTGTTGAAACTAGTGTACCCGAACGAGAGATTTTACCTGGACTTCAGTTGTTAGGCAATGTTGTGGACAAGTGAGTATATCATTTCTAATCACCATCCTTGGTATCCATCACTGCCCTATGACTGGGTTATGTACTTCGTGGCTTTCTAACATCATATCTCAGATTCGTCAGTGTAACCCCTCTATATGCCCCCACTTCTTCGGGCACGTCCGACAATATCTTTATAACTAAATCTTACGACGCTACTTCACATTTTGAAACTGTCGTTGATGATGTTCGAGATGTTTGGAGACGGGTCAAGGGTGAGGAGCTGGTTTTAAAAAAGCGGGAAGGAGAAAGTGTCGCGCAGTAGACCAACGTTATATTGGAGATATATTGAGAAGTGAGTTCCATTGAGCAGAATATTTACATAACAAAGTGTTTCTGTTGATAGTCGGAACTGTAGAAATTATTCTGTTGATCTTTTAGACACAAACCCAATCATCCTCATTGAGTTTGCTGTAATGTTTATTATTTTTGAGCGAAATTTGCCTCATGCAAAAaactttccttttctaatAGTGCATATCGAAGCACTGAATGAAGATTTGGAATATGGTGTAAAGCCCTATGCCTCTGTAAACTAGCATAGGAATTTAGTCGATAAACAACTAGGTAAATCAGATTACATGATTATGACCTCTTGCTTTGAAATTTGAACCTGGATTGTTCACCAGGTTCTTGACATGGTTCGCTTATCAATGTCTGATGGTTGAATCACTGCAATCACTGTGTTCAACCTGGGACTGTTTTTGTCGCTATTCTCCAGTGCCTGTttatgaagatgatgacaaCAGTTGTCTAGTATACTCCACAGTAAGTATAATTAACAATAATAGTATTTATAGAATCGCAATAGCCTCCTATTTGATCATTTGATGTTTCCAGAGTGCTGGTTGGTCATCATTAGTTCTCAGTCGTGTCAACATGGGCAACTGAAGCCACAGCTTGCTTGTTTGTTAAGGATGCTGAGTACAAGCAAATCCTTTAACTACGCTGATCAGATCGCATAATTGTTAATCTCTCGAAATAAGCCCGATTTCTCTCAGAGTTTTCTTTTATTATATCAATGTTAAGGAATTGTTTCTGTAAGttttcaaaatcttcaagGCATTGTACAAGCCAGCATATGAGTTGTATGGTATCTGCTCATATTTGTCAATTAAACGAGCAAGTAGAAAACTGTATTAAATCTATTCCCtagcaaaagatggacCCAAGACAAACACATGAGATAGACGCAACCGGAAAACTATGGGAATGATGAGCCAAATAAACACTCAAATCTCTTGGAAAAGTCCAAGGTAATAGGAACGATTAACTCTCATAAAAAAACATCATGCCACGGATGGGATGGATGAAATTTCTATCATGTTGAATGGTGCGAAAAAAATACTTGTCGAGAGACAAAGGATTGTGACAAGACATGAAGCACTTGTTTTGTATACTAATCAGCGCGTATACTATTTCTTTATACGAATAAAAATCATCCACTAAAGCATGTTTTATATACCTTGCACGTTTAGGAGCGACATTGTGAATTAATGTCATGGCAAAAACTGACCAGCTCTCTTCAGCTCTTGGCCCTAATATCCCATAAATCCTTTCTAGCGTTGCCTTGTACTTGTCTGGGAAGGGTCATGTCAATCCTAGAGCTGTTTGAAATATGAAGTCTGGTAAGTTGACGAGTGCCAGGTGAAATCTTTTTTGAAAGGTTACTTAAAGTAATAATAGAGCGAGGGTTGTTATGTGAATGAAGACAGATCACAAAGAGATTCATACTCCTGTGTTAGATACTATGTTAATGGTATCAGCGAATAATAAATGATTGGGTTTGTTTGCACTTTTAAAATCCAGCTACTTGCCATTGGATAGATTCGCGACGAgtatgtttttttttgttatGCATCGCAAGTCGCTCCTGTTTCCACTAGCtagaaaaaggtcaaaCCATCAATGATATCGGTTTCATGATGGAACCCTCCGAGGCTTAGCCAAAGCTCACAGGGATATCATGTATTAGTTGATCAATGTGAGAATCAGATTATCGAAATTAACAAAACATAAACGTTAGCATCACAAAGTCAAATCTTGATATAAAGGGGGCGAAATGGCCATGGGCCGTAAATGGGACACGTCTAGACTCTTCCTGCTGCTGTATATCTGTGTACGAGTAACAGAGGATTACCTTGTGCACAAAGCCGATGCATCTGTGATAGGATAGAAATATAGCTGTCCTGGGTCATCTAGGTCATACACTGATATCATACATCACCTAGATATATTGCAGTACAAATTACAGTGACAGAGAGACTATAGAGTCAGTGCTTTCGTTACACATTGTAGGCGACTCCGGAATGGGCTCTATACATGAATCTCCCTTGATAGGCGGGGCCACCAATGACAGCACTAAACTTGTATCAGCTGTCTGAGCTTGAGATTGCTTACATCTTCCACTCTTGCTTTGCATGGTGCAGGACTGACCTTAGAGCAGCAAACATTGTACCAACAAGCCCTACCCAAAGCGCAGCTCCGTACTTGGCTTCGATACCATGATCATCAAAGGCATGGCGTGCGTGAACCCAATTTATTAAGGCAAATGCCTCAGCAAATATTGCAAAAGCCGTAGAGAGGAGCTAAGTTGGAATCAGCTTAATTTGCAACGGGTGGTTCAGAATAGAGTAACATAATCAATGAACAACTATATGGAAGTTGAAGGGAAATCTTGGACTGTCAAACGTACAGAGCATGTTCGAAAGTAAATTGGATTCCACATGAACTTCCCCACTCTTAATAATGATAGTATCAATGTCACAATCGCTAATAGCATTAACAATGAAGCTGCCGAGTGTCACATCAGTACTTGTACTCCAATGTTTTCTCCATCAGGCAAGGAAACGCACCAATGCCGTACAACACATGTGTTTTAGTCATCCAGTTCCAAATTTCATTGCCTTCTCCCACACCATCTGGCTGAGTGTATCCTACTTTGGTTGAGGAGCAAGTGTCCCTATTGCAATATCCAAAGCTTCCAAACTTGACGACTAAAGTTGAAGACTTGGTAGATATGGGCACCGATAAAAAGTAAATCCCCTTAATTAAGGGTGTCGAGAATGTTGTCAGGATGCTAACAATATCATATGAGCCAACGATGTTATGTACATACCATGGTACAAGGCAGTGAAGAGAGTATCAAGACAGAGAGATGAACTCACAAGCATACCAACGAtaaagttgagaagatgagacCCAAAAGTATATGTCCTTCTAGACAGTCATCCCATCTAAACATCTTGACTTGAGTATCAGCAGTAAGTTGAGCTGGATTATGGGCTTCGCAAAGATCCTGGAAGAGTGTCTGGTCTTTTTAAAGTATCCATCTTGCATTTTTTGAAAGTTTGCTTTCTTGAATGTACAAGTAAATTAtaaaacaagaaaagaaaaacaaatcTCCGCAAAATGTGTATCTTGTTCTGATGGACCTGACATGTTTGATTGCTACAGTAGGTTTTTACCTTGACGTCATCAGTTTTTGTGGCAACCTAGGTCCAGCCTCTTGTACAAATGACAACGTTGCATATGTCTGCGACTTTGTTTGTCTCGATGCGTTATCACATGGCAATAAACACATATATAAACAAGCACGAATCGTTTCTGCTTTTAAGCCTTATTTTGTACATAAGAGGGGATCGGCGGATTATTCATAGAAGCCTCTTGACGTCAAGTccttctcaacttctttgCGGCTCTTTTTGACAGTATGATCAGCAGTCATACGCCAAATGGGGACAGCAACCTAATGTTCATGGTTAGTAACCGTTGAGAAAGGGCTTGTAACTGAATGAATAAGAAAATTGCCAACAACAGAGGCAATAGCATGCGCCAGACAGTACTTACCGAGCTAATGGCCCAATATAAGGTATCCATAAAAACACTATTGGAGGGCACTCCTCCGTTACTCCTCAACCTGATAGGTTCTGTCTTCCAACTATCTGTGATCTGATAGTAACCTTTCCTCAACCCTATATGATCGTCAACACGATCTTGCAAAGGGTAGAGGGTGATTGGTAACTCACCTGCCTCGAGAGCAGCGGCGCATTCTTCGGGCGGGATAGGTATATCTCCTTCCTCAATGCGCTTAGTGATTGTCGGCTTTGTCTTATTCTCGGCATCAAAACCAGGCCCCAGGATACCGCAGGGCGTGAATAGATGAATAGAGATATTGTGGAGAAGCATTTCGGAGCGAAGGGCGTCGGCGAGGCCTGTTGCAGAAGTTAAAACAGACCAGCCCGAGTAAATCACAGAAATCGTCACATACCACGAAGAGCATACTTTCCAGGTGAATAAGAAGCATAACCAGCAAAGGTCGTAAAGCTTAAAAAGCTTCCAACGAAGACGACCTTACCCTCTCGACGTTGTTGAGCCATCATCCGTGTAGCTTCCTACCACTTCATTTAGATTTGATCTTACAAAAGTGATTTAACCTACATGAGCAGTATACGCAGAGACCCAATAAACACCATCATGGCACTATATCGGATTAGCATTGTTCAATATCTTGTTCCAAGACAGGAACAACGCCAAATCACTCAGTGCTTACATTTCTCAGTTGCTCCTTGTCCATCTCGACAAATAATCCTGGCCTACTGAAGCCAGCGCAAAGAAACACATAGTCAGGAGCTCTACCTCCATGAGCAGCGCAAGCGTTGTGAATGGCTTTTTCAGACGCAGTGGGTGAGACAAGATCTGCTGAAATTGATTGGATGatttgttgagaatgaggGGCAAAAGACTACAATCACTGGCATTTTAGCTCATCTACTCACCAGGCTATGAATCTCACCATCCTGACAAACCTTGAgttcttcaacaactttttcgGCTTTGGCaacatctcttccaacGATACTGACATGCGCTCCTTGCCTTACCAGGCTTTCAGCCAAGGCTTTCCCAAGGCCAGAAGAACCGCCGGTGATATAACAATGCTACAGAGGCATGAGCTTTTCATTCTGTCCATCAATATACTGACCTTGCCCGCTGGTTGATAGTCGTTCTTTCTGAGCCAGCCCATGAAGATTGTTGCAAAAAAAGCTAACGACAAAGATAACAATACGGAGATAAATGCAGATGAAAGCATTTTCGCAATGTCggttgatgaaaaggcaaaaaagaCACGTATGTAAGTATGTTAGCACTCTACACTGCCACTGGTAAAGACCGAagataagtccgtcaacgaAGGACGCTTGAAGGATAAGGCAATaaacatatatataaataAACCATTGAATATTTTTACCTTggatacttcatttcatgcataaccagtgctagttttgctgtATTGGAACGCCGTTCATACATACTATTCATAAAATTACCGTCAACAAAACGCAGTATGACACTCCTATGCCTTCAGCGTAGTGATAATGTCAGGAATGGATAATGAATGACGGATAAGCATGTGGataactggcacgcctaattcAGTAAGACGTAGATTAGCCCTGGATAAATTTACATTACCTTTTATATACACTCTTATTGAAAGCACTAGGTGCCACACTGGATTTGTGTTGGTATATTGTATGTTTACTAATATACCAACGAGTGTTCctgatacagcaaatctagcacttgTTATGCattgaaatgaagtatctaaagaaaagatagattatAATATTCCTCTCTATTTATCCTCTGCTACTGCTCAGGGAACGCTTGTGTTCCGTGTTAAACAATATAATCCACAGAGCCAGACCTGCAACAAGCTACACAAAATagcggaggtcgccgcaGCGCCTCCATAAGCGTCGTATAGGGCTCAGCACTTACACTTATGTTATATATTTAGCtagtcaaatccttgacagaTAACctgtcagaagcagataggcttgcggagtaactgCCACGCCTAACTAGGAGCCACGTAGcatagttccataaacattcatgtttatagtTTACCTTTCTATATGCTGCTATATCTataaacggagtcaaatccttgacataaCCATCTAGTCACGTGACACTTATCCGTCTTAATTATTTTACTTACTTCCACTTCCACATTTCTCATTCACAATGGATCATTCGTCCTTATTCCAACAAAAAGTACTTTAAGAACGTCGTCGGCCATTTAGCTGGGTACACTGACGCATATGTGCTAAGGTCAAGGAattttggagaaagagCTACAAAGCTGGTCTTTagtttgtttctttcccGCCAAACACTAATACAAAGCACTGGGACGAAAACAAAACACTGAGGGCACTCAAAAAACAAGCCTCTCTCGACAATTGCTGTACGTTGTTCCTTCGACTTCCCCTATCTTTTATTCGCGCCGTCTAACAAGACCTTACCATTTATTGGCTTCCCCTGCAGCCACGCTAGATAGGATGGATTAGGCGTATCGACACTCTCTGTCAAACTGGAGGAAATGTGGGAGAAATATCGGTATCTGTTTGTCTATCCATCTTCTAGCCTTTGTCAACCAATACTTTGATCCTGTACTTTGATTATAACTACTTGTTGCCTTCCGTGGCATTCAGTCAACCTCAATCCAGTCAACCATCCCTCCAGTTCGTGATACTTTCTTCCAAATTAGCCAAAGATTGACAAGCCAGGTCTGCTTGGTGTTTATTCTACTTACTATTGATTAATCCTTGGATAAACAGAAAGTGCTCATGGACTGCATGatttttcaaaaggatTAATTCATCAAATGTCACCATGTTAGACCTTGTCATTTTCCCAGCTTActcctcatcctctgatAGTAACTGGAATCATCAGAACTGTCGATCCGCAAACAGGCCTTGTCGTTATCTCACAACCAAAGACTGTAAATATCTGCTGTCGTTCCACCATACTAAATCCCGAGGTGGCTGGCGCTGAGGGATCCATGCACCTTCTCGGTCGATTACTTTCTGGCCAAAGCCATTTCTAACGCTATATCCTTCACTGTGGTTCTTTTGCAATTAGGTTGTCGATCTTGCCGttgctttttcatctttgtctcttcttcaaactgCTCTCTTTGTTGGTATGTATTTCGTCCAGGCTGTTCTGAAAATGTTCCCACTGCTGATCTCCTTCAGATCTGTTCTGTCATTGCTTTCTGCTTATTGCCGTCCTCTCAATATTACTTCTCTTGTTGCTACTTGCGCTGACCCTGACGCATCGTGGCCCTCATTGGTACACGCTATTGTCATCTGTCTCGCTGCTCCCTTGCCGCTGCTTTCTCCCCTGCTCAGAGTTACGCTCTCATCCACACACTTGTGCTCTCTCTTGTTTATCGAACAGAAGTCTTCTCAGATTATTGCTGCTCAACAGCCATGCGCCGTAGTAATACACTCCTGGAACCGATCTCATTCTGGGTGAAGTGCTTTTGTGTCTTGCGTCTCAGTGCTGCATTATGCGCTTGTCGATCCACATCACATCGTCCAGCCCGCAGTATCTGATAGTTTAGCATGTAACAGCTTGGCCATGCTTCAGCGGTCGAACCATTGATGAATGATTCTAAGTGAAGAACAAGTTGTGTTTTTACTATTACGGTACAGGATGCAAAAGTGCCACAGAAGCCGGCATTTTTCCGCTGTTAAACTCCGCTCTCTTTACTAAAGAATACGTTTTGTGGATACAATAGATGCAGTATTGTATCAAAACGACGAGCTCTCAAGGAAACCAAGTACCGACAATAGAATCACATCTATACTGTCAACTCGTCAGCGCATAAGGCACCTGGGCGAACATATTCCAAGGTATAGCAGAACAGTCAGCAACCATCAACACTTTCAATCACTCAGATCTCGACAATGTCGTCCAGCTCCTCGGCTAACTCCCCTACGTCAAGAATGAAGGATTATCCACTTGCAACAAGCCTTTGGACGAACTCTAGCTCAGTTGTGATTCGTTCTGATCATGACACACGTATCGCGGTTTTCCCTCTCGATTTTATTCGCCAAGGAGGGGACAACACCTGGTCATATGTCCTGTATGTAGTCCGCCAGCTCGTCGTGCTGGAACCAGACCAACTAGGCCAACTAAAAGACGAAAACGGTGCCGAGCTTGACTTGAACGAAGCTCCCGTGGCAGGAACTTTCCGCTTCCATATCGAAGGTAGGGGCAGTATTTTACCGTCAATACCTATGCTAACAGCCTACCTATCGTATGCATAGGTTCCCAGTCGGATGTTACCTTCTCATCTGGCCCAGAGTACTTTTCTCGGTTTAAAGCACCAGATCCCGTTGGTAGTATATCCACCCGGTCAGACTCTAAGCGGTCCAGCATCAACCAAGTGTGTTtttgtcttccttcatGTTCTGAGATTGCCTTCACTAGCATGCGCATATTGACGAGAATGTTAGTCCAGCTTTCGTGCTTCACTGCTAGCTCGAGACGGTTGTTGTATCATCTCTGGGGTTAGTTATGACTATTGCACGGCTGCACACATAGTGCCATGTAGCAGGCCAGACGTATGTGATTCTCTGAGACAGACTATCGTTGACCCAAACTCTCTCCGTATCTCTGAACAGGCGGTCACTGACAGCTCTTGTAGCTTTATGAGCGATTCTATGAAGACTTGGGAGCAATGTTCCTCCCCTCATCTGGCCTGCTTCTTCGTGATGAATACCATCACGCATTTGACAGGCTAATGTTATCCTTTTACGAGAAGGTTAGTGAATTTTTCAATTGATTCTGGGATTCGTCATCATCTGTGCAGtctttatatatatttagTCTTTTTGTGGGAACGTGGAGAAAAATCTGCGCTGATGTTGGCTGGACAGGATGGGTTTCTGTTTGTTCACTTTTTTTCACTCTCGCATCCGGGTGCTGCTAAATGGCATGGCAAGAtgatttcttccaactATTTTCGCGGAACTTTAGATAGTTGGCCGGATCCGAGACTTCTACGTTGGCATTACAGCCAATGTGTCAAAGCTCGTATTAGGGGATTCTCTGTTGGTATGTTGTAAGGTATTAGATGTTGGAATCAATTATTGCGTTATAGCTATAAGAAATGTATGACACTTTATGCCTTTCAGTCTTACAAACGTTCCCGTCAAATGACAATATATGATGATGCGCCCAAGATTCACTTTGTAAAGGGTATAGCGGTATCAGTAGATCAGTCTGTTCTCGAACCTatggcaagaaaaaagcaataGTGTCCTATGATGTCGTGATGGATTACTATGCCAGGACAAAGTCTTTATACAACCAATAGCAACAACCCCTTAACACCTAGCCAACAAAGAATACTATTTGGGGTAGCCAACTCTGCTGCCCAAAAGGCGGAAGCAAATATTGTACGTAAAAATTGCCAAATCCGGTAATTTTTGAGATGTACAGATGAACGGCCAATCCCGCCTGTTTATTTATAACGCCTTGTTGTACATTTACATTTCCTCTCTCAGAGATCAGCTACAGACATGCCGAAAGCATTAGCAAGCTCAGCTCAGCCAGTCAACTCGAGCAGTAACCCTAGACCGCCACCACGCCGCCGCGCTGCAGAGATATCAGCCGCTCCTTCGCTCCCATCTTATCCTCAAGCTTCTGGTACGTCAATGGGTCCTCATGCTTCTACTCAGCCAGGACCGGCCCAAATACCAGCCAGGACACAATCAACTGCTCCGTTGAACCCCTAGGGGCGTCAGTTTTGGCTTGATGTCCGAAAGGATTGGGGCAATGTCATTAAAGTCGACTCAGAGGAAGAACGACTTTGATATACCGATATGGGATGTATTTGGTAATATCATATTCGGTTTTTTGCAACATACGTTTACGGTTACTGTAGCTGGACATCCTGGTAGAGTACTATGTAGGCAGTTTGCTTATTGAACGAGGTATGAAGAAACGCAGCAAGTACAAGTTCATGATGATTGAGATATGCATTCCGTCTGGAGAGTCTTCCAAGCTGAGATTTGATCCCGCTAATAAACACGTGACTAGATGGTTATGTCAAGAatttgactccgtttatAGATATAGCATATAGAAAGGTAAactataaacatgaatgtttatggaactatgCTACGTGGCTCCTAGTTAGGCGTGGCAGTTAatccgcaagcctatctgcttctgacgGAAGAGGGGTAGTCAATTCTTACATGTACTTCTATTTCGCCGCGTTTAGAATTGACTACCCCCAAATGAAcaaaagtcacgtgatgAATAGTCTA
Proteins encoded in this region:
- a CDS encoding 3-ketodihydrosphingosine reductase TSC10, with the translated sequence MGWLRKNDYQPAGKHCYITGGSSGLGKALAESLVRQGAHVSIVGRDVAKAEKVVEELKSFAPHSQQIIQSISADLVSPTASEKAIHNACAAHGGRAPDYVFLCAGFSRPGLFVEMDKEQLRNCHDGVYWVSAYTAHEATRMMAQQRREGKVVFVGSFLSFTTFAGYASYSPGKYALRGLADALRSEMLLHNISIHLFTPCGILGPGFDAENKTKPTITKRIEEGDIPIPPEECAAALEAGLRKGYYQITDSWKTEPIRLRSNGGVPSNSVFMDTLYWAISSVAVPIWRMTADHTVKKSRKEVEKDLTSRGFYE